A part of Limihaloglobus sulfuriphilus genomic DNA contains:
- a CDS encoding type I restriction-modification system subunit M, with translation MAIKKSELYSSLWKSCDELRGGMDASQYKDYVLVLLFIKYISDKYAGVPFAPITVPEGASFKDMAALKGKSTIGDDINKKIIGRIAEANNLTGTITVADFNSADKLGSGSEMVKKLTNLIAIFENPALDFAKNRAGGDDILGDAYEYLMRHFATESGKSKGQFYTPAEVSRIMAKVIGVNAKTGRTTTVYDPTCGSGSLLLKVADETEEGLSIYGQENDTATAGLARMNMVLHNNATAVQTIKKGNTLANPLFTDEHNRLKTFDYVVANPPFSYKSWSNGVDAVNDIYGRFKDYGIPPSKNGDYAFLLHIIKSLKSRGKGACILPHGVLFRGNAEAQIRTNLIRRGYIKGIIGLPANLFFGTGIPACIIVIDKENAQHRKGIFMIDASKGFIKDGNKNRLREQDIHRIVDVFNKQTELDKFSRMVPVSEIEANDFNLNIPRYIDSQEPEDTQNIEAHLSGGIPKEDIDALEDYWKVYPTLKKELFSNRGRKGLLKLKVKKEKIKQKILSHPEFTAFSKEIDAVFDTWKERTLRLLKGLGLDNKPKEIIYTISEDILSSFTGKALIDKYDVYQHLMNYWAEVMQDDCYIISSLGWKAELSYGDKGKTFECDLVPVYLVIDRYFPEEKKTIEGLEVQKEALAAQITEITEEYGGEDGYFSMLEKINKGNVQKRAKEIKDDPDSAEEIEVLTQYLELNMQQAALNKIIKIAKAELDKKVVARYKTLTEDEIKVLVVDDKWMAAIERNVKSEMDRISQRLTQRIRQLAERYETSLPMHNSAVTEMEERVAAHLEKMGFVCK, from the coding sequence ATGGCGATAAAAAAGAGTGAATTATACAGCTCATTATGGAAAAGCTGCGATGAGTTAAGGGGAGGTATGGATGCCAGCCAGTATAAGGATTATGTGCTGGTTCTGTTGTTCATCAAGTATATATCCGACAAATACGCAGGGGTTCCTTTCGCTCCTATTACCGTCCCAGAGGGGGCAAGTTTCAAGGATATGGCGGCCCTGAAGGGCAAATCTACCATCGGCGATGACATAAATAAGAAAATTATCGGCAGGATAGCCGAGGCCAACAATCTTACCGGCACAATCACAGTTGCCGATTTCAACAGTGCAGACAAGCTCGGCAGCGGTTCCGAAATGGTCAAGAAACTAACCAATCTTATAGCCATTTTTGAAAACCCCGCCCTTGATTTTGCCAAAAACCGTGCCGGCGGCGATGATATCCTTGGGGACGCTTATGAGTATCTTATGCGTCATTTTGCTACCGAAAGCGGTAAAAGCAAGGGGCAGTTCTACACGCCAGCCGAGGTAAGCCGTATCATGGCCAAGGTTATCGGCGTAAATGCGAAAACCGGCAGGACAACTACTGTATATGACCCCACCTGCGGTTCGGGGTCTCTGCTGCTCAAGGTCGCTGATGAGACTGAAGAAGGACTCTCCATCTACGGGCAGGAAAATGATACCGCAACGGCGGGTCTGGCTCGAATGAATATGGTTCTGCATAACAACGCCACCGCCGTTCAGACCATAAAAAAGGGTAATACCCTTGCCAATCCCCTGTTCACAGATGAGCATAACAGGCTCAAAACCTTTGATTATGTCGTCGCTAATCCCCCATTCAGCTATAAGTCATGGAGTAACGGTGTAGATGCGGTTAATGATATCTATGGCCGTTTCAAGGACTACGGCATTCCGCCGTCAAAGAACGGTGATTACGCATTTCTTCTGCATATAATAAAATCGCTAAAGAGCCGGGGTAAGGGTGCCTGTATTCTTCCCCACGGCGTATTGTTCAGGGGCAATGCCGAAGCCCAAATCAGGACAAATCTGATACGCAGGGGCTATATCAAGGGTATCATCGGTCTGCCAGCCAACTTGTTTTTTGGAACGGGCATCCCAGCCTGTATCATCGTTATCGATAAAGAGAACGCCCAGCATCGCAAGGGTATCTTTATGATAGACGCTTCGAAGGGGTTTATCAAAGACGGCAACAAGAACAGGCTCAGGGAGCAGGATATACACAGAATTGTGGATGTATTCAATAAGCAGACCGAGCTTGACAAATTCAGCCGTATGGTGCCGGTATCTGAAATCGAAGCCAATGATTTCAACCTCAATATCCCACGCTATATCGACAGCCAGGAGCCGGAAGATACCCAGAATATCGAGGCTCATCTATCTGGAGGTATTCCAAAAGAAGATATTGACGCATTGGAGGACTACTGGAAGGTCTATCCAACGCTTAAAAAAGAGCTGTTTTCAAATAGAGGGCGAAAGGGATTATTAAAACTTAAGGTTAAGAAGGAGAAAATCAAGCAGAAAATCTTGAGCCATCCTGAATTTACCGCCTTCAGCAAGGAGATTGACGCTGTTTTTGACACATGGAAAGAGAGGACTCTCAGGCTGCTCAAGGGGCTGGGGCTCGATAACAAGCCCAAAGAAATCATTTATACGATATCTGAGGATATCCTCTCATCTTTTACGGGTAAAGCCCTCATAGACAAGTATGATGTGTATCAGCATCTGATGAACTACTGGGCCGAGGTTATGCAGGATGACTGCTATATTATCTCAAGTCTCGGCTGGAAGGCAGAGTTGAGCTATGGCGATAAGGGCAAGACGTTTGAATGCGATTTAGTGCCGGTATATCTGGTTATTGACAGATACTTCCCCGAGGAAAAAAAGACTATTGAAGGTCTGGAAGTTCAAAAAGAGGCTCTTGCCGCTCAAATAACAGAGATTACAGAAGAGTATGGAGGAGAAGACGGGTATTTTTCCATGCTTGAGAAGATTAATAAGGGTAATGTCCAGAAACGAGCAAAGGAAATCAAAGATGACCCTGATTCTGCGGAAGAGATAGAGGTTCTAACGCAATATCTGGAGCTGAATATGCAGCAGGCTGCCCTGAACAAGATAATCAAGATTGCAAAGGCAGAACTGGATAAAAAGGTGGTTGCCAGGTATAAAACGCTTACAGAGGATGAAATCAAGGTGCTGGTGGTTGATGATAAGTGGATGGCGGCCATTGAGCGGAATGTCAAGTCGGAGATGGACCGAATCAGCCAGCGTCTTACTCAGCGTATCAGGCAGCTGGCAGAGCGTTATGAAACATCCCTGCCAATGCACAACTCAGCCGTTACAGAGATGGAAGAGAGGGTGGCCGCTCATCTTGAGAAGATGGGGTTTGTATGCAAGTGA
- a CDS encoding restriction endonuclease subunit S yields the protein MQVRKGYKQTEVGVIPEDWDVKEIKHIAPLQRGFDLPNTKLQKGEFPVVYSNGVEHYHIEYKVRAPGVVTGRSGTIGKVTFINENYWPHNTSLWVTDFQKNVPLFIY from the coding sequence ATGCAAGTGAGGAAGGGATACAAACAGACAGAGGTGGGAGTAATTCCCGAGGATTGGGATGTTAAGGAAATTAAACATATTGCCCCTTTACAAAGGGGGTTTGATTTACCAAACACTAAATTACAAAAAGGGGAGTTTCCAGTCGTTTATTCAAATGGAGTAGAACACTACCATATAGAGTATAAAGTCAGAGCACCGGGTGTCGTAACGGGTCGCTCAGGCACAATAGGAAAGGTTACATTTATTAATGAAAATTATTGGCCACATAACACTTCTTTATGGGTTACGGATTTTCAAAAAAATGTTCCGTTGTTTATTTATTAG
- a CDS encoding tyrosine-type recombinase/integrase — MARKTGKQAKYVIYGNKEVKDIIDGREIGLSYATKNKSYYMMIPKEFAGDNAKRSKRVWLKSDLGNAVLKFRAVIKELKGEEEKVFQTEIKEGTVKTKYVTKILEGADLEELAQIVINNKYDPKQVASEIEKRGISKIDKKIVADISEEEHIQWLKDELQNPQELSKKTGIDAFNFFYDYVNKNPIKLSELWDNYKNSKSYIDGKSSDEKKKTKKDWDTFVSLIGKEYLEQISLYDIKLFEKYLNKKNYCDKTIHHHKSRVLKILRGSLKNYEDTTILQKVILHFDKWEKLEVNVSKSIAAKVVSKKNFIKLYNAADKKGDIQLKALLMLCLNTGTYLIEASRLKRSEINLDEQTLMTQRNKVGRCKKFAYLWDRTVKDLKAYLDTRKDNSDILFLASHGGEYKDGHGLRTRLYILRKECNLLNVEFNQLRDTFQTLANECGVSLYHSNMVMGHSTGKTSERYSHRRIHNELKDACIKVEKAFFEN; from the coding sequence ATGGCAAGAAAAACAGGAAAACAAGCTAAGTATGTTATATATGGTAACAAGGAAGTAAAAGATATTATAGATGGAAGAGAAATAGGTTTATCTTATGCTACTAAAAACAAAAGTTATTATATGATGATTCCAAAAGAATTTGCTGGGGATAATGCAAAAAGAAGTAAAAGAGTATGGTTAAAATCTGATTTGGGTAATGCTGTTCTGAAATTCAGAGCAGTTATAAAAGAACTAAAAGGAGAAGAAGAAAAGGTATTTCAAACAGAGATAAAAGAAGGCACTGTTAAAACAAAATATGTAACAAAGATTCTAGAAGGAGCAGATTTAGAAGAACTTGCCCAAATCGTTATAAACAACAAATATGACCCGAAGCAAGTAGCATCAGAAATTGAAAAAAGAGGAATAAGTAAAATAGATAAAAAAATAGTAGCTGATATTTCAGAGGAGGAGCATATACAGTGGCTCAAAGATGAACTTCAAAATCCCCAGGAATTATCTAAGAAAACAGGCATTGATGCTTTTAATTTTTTCTACGATTATGTAAATAAAAATCCCATTAAGTTATCAGAACTTTGGGATAACTACAAAAACTCTAAAAGTTATATAGATGGTAAAAGTTCAGACGAAAAGAAAAAGACAAAAAAAGATTGGGATACTTTTGTATCTTTAATAGGAAAAGAGTATTTAGAACAAATTTCTTTATATGACATTAAACTATTTGAAAAGTATCTTAACAAAAAGAACTATTGTGATAAAACCATTCATCATCACAAAAGTAGAGTATTGAAAATATTAAGAGGCTCTTTAAAAAACTATGAAGATACTACTATACTGCAAAAAGTTATACTACACTTTGATAAATGGGAAAAATTAGAAGTTAATGTATCTAAATCAATTGCTGCAAAAGTAGTATCTAAAAAGAATTTTATTAAACTTTATAATGCTGCTGATAAAAAAGGTGATATACAACTAAAAGCTCTACTAATGTTATGTCTTAACACAGGAACTTATCTCATAGAGGCTTCACGGCTCAAGCGTTCTGAGATAAATTTAGACGAACAAACTCTGATGACACAGAGAAACAAGGTAGGCAGATGTAAAAAGTTTGCTTATCTTTGGGACAGGACAGTAAAAGATTTAAAAGCCTATTTAGATACCAGAAAAGATAATTCTGATATATTATTTTTAGCATCTCATGGAGGAGAGTATAAAGACGGACACGGATTGAGGACAAGGTTGTATATTTTGAGGAAAGAATGTAATTTATTAAATGTAGAGTTTAATCAATTAAGAGATACTTTTCAAACTCTTGCAAATGAGTGTGGAGTATCTCTCTACCATTCAAATATGGTTATGGGGCATAGCACAGGTAAAACTTCAGAGAGATATAGCCATAGAAGGATTCATAACGAGCTCAAAGATGCTTGCATAAAAGTTGAAAAAGCCTTTTTTGAAAATTGA
- a CDS encoding ISL3 family transposase, with translation MVKVDYSDNQLNFYLDVHKRRRLPCGTCQTLAPQRDRLPQRQIKHVPLWGIPVMLHYRPVRVSCPKCGGPRVEDIPFTSGKSRMTNGLVWTLSSMAKLLPWQTVSQMFNVSWNTVQSAVKQAVDYGMKHRDTGKVIYIGIDEVSRRKGHTYMTVVYDLEEKRILWSGQGRKKETLEAFFKEHGNSLKGSLKAVCCDMWQSYIDVVKEHVDEDVVLVFDKFHIVQHLNQAVDEVRKQEAITLKKDNPELLKKTRYIWLKNPENLTDKQRARLGYLEKLNLKVNRAYLLKESFRDFWDYRYPAAAKKYLAKWFWWATHSRLEPLRDFAWMLRKHQQGIINYFKCRVTNGVTEGMNNKVKTIVKRCYGFRTIPTLQLALYHCLGKLPEPENMHKFV, from the coding sequence GTGGTAAAAGTCGATTATAGTGACAATCAGCTCAACTTTTATTTAGACGTTCACAAACGTCGTCGGTTGCCTTGCGGCACCTGTCAGACGCTCGCTCCGCAACGTGACCGGCTTCCGCAACGGCAGATTAAGCATGTTCCGTTATGGGGCATACCAGTGATGCTGCATTACCGTCCGGTTCGTGTCAGCTGTCCCAAATGCGGTGGGCCGAGGGTTGAGGACATACCCTTTACCTCAGGTAAATCACGTATGACAAACGGATTGGTCTGGACCTTGAGCAGTATGGCGAAATTGCTGCCCTGGCAGACGGTTTCTCAGATGTTTAATGTCAGCTGGAATACGGTTCAGTCTGCGGTAAAGCAGGCAGTTGACTACGGCATGAAACACAGGGATACAGGAAAGGTCATTTATATTGGCATTGACGAAGTATCCCGCCGCAAGGGTCATACGTATATGACGGTGGTGTACGACCTGGAAGAAAAACGCATTTTATGGAGCGGCCAGGGCCGGAAAAAAGAGACGCTGGAGGCGTTTTTCAAAGAACATGGAAATTCGTTAAAAGGCAGTTTAAAGGCGGTTTGCTGCGATATGTGGCAATCGTACATTGATGTTGTAAAAGAGCATGTTGACGAGGATGTTGTTCTGGTTTTCGATAAATTTCATATCGTACAACATTTGAATCAGGCTGTCGATGAGGTACGCAAACAGGAAGCTATCACGCTCAAAAAAGACAACCCCGAACTGCTTAAAAAAACGCGATATATCTGGCTGAAGAATCCTGAAAACCTTACAGACAAACAGCGTGCACGTCTGGGGTATCTGGAGAAGCTGAATCTTAAAGTCAACAGGGCTTATTTATTGAAAGAATCCTTTCGTGATTTTTGGGATTACCGCTACCCTGCAGCTGCCAAAAAATATCTTGCAAAGTGGTTCTGGTGGGCCACCCACAGCAGGCTCGAACCATTACGTGATTTTGCCTGGATGCTCAGAAAACATCAGCAAGGTATCATAAATTATTTCAAATGCCGAGTTACCAATGGAGTCACCGAAGGTATGAACAATAAAGTTAAAACAATAGTCAAAAGATGTTATGGATTCAGGACAATCCCGACGCTGCAGTTAGCCTTATATCACTGCCTTGGAAAGCTGCCTGAACCTGAAAATATGCACAAATTTGTGTGA